In a single window of the Sylvia atricapilla isolate bSylAtr1 chromosome 20, bSylAtr1.pri, whole genome shotgun sequence genome:
- the PRKRIP1 gene encoding PRKR-interacting protein 1 isoform X2 produces the protein MAAPSAPRPPRPRKEPQPLVIPRSAAEEQRLRLERLMRNPEKTVPIPEKLNEWAPRPPPEFVRDVMGSSAGAGSGEFHVYRHLRRREYQRQDFMDAMAEKQRLDEEFQKKLERNKMVAEEQTAKRRRKRQKLKEKKLQAKKNKLEQKKQEKGGILDSKLWNLSLWMFCPSYSDELQI, from the exons ATGGCGGCGCCctcggccccgcggccgccccggccccgcaaGGAGCCGCAGCCGCTCGTCATCCCCCGGAGCGCGGCCGAGGAGCAGCGCCTCCGCCTCGAGCGCCTCATGAGAAACCCG GAAAAGACTGTACCAATTCCTGAAAAACTGAATGAATGGGCACCACGGCCTCCCCCGGAGTTCGTTAGAGATGTCATGG GTtccagtgctggagctgggagtggAGAGTTCCACGTGTACCGGCACCTCCGTCGGAGAGAGTACCAGAGGCAAGATTTCATGGATGCCATGGCTGAGAAG CAAAGACTAGATGAGGAATTCCAGAAGAAACTGGAGAGGAATAAGATGGTTGCAGaagagcaaacagcaaaacGCAGAAGGAAGCG CCAGAagttaaaagagaagaaactgcaagctaagaaaaataaacttgaacaaaagaagcaggaaaaag GGGGAATTTTGGACAGCAAACTCTGGAATCTGAGTTTGTGGATGTTTTGCCCCAGCTATTCTGATGAACTGCAGATTTAG
- the PRKRIP1 gene encoding PRKR-interacting protein 1 isoform X1: MAAPSAPRPPRPRKEPQPLVIPRSAAEEQRLRLERLMRNPEKTVPIPEKLNEWAPRPPPEFVRDVMGSSAGAGSGEFHVYRHLRRREYQRQDFMDAMAEKQRLDEEFQKKLERNKMVAEEQTAKRRRKRQKLKEKKLQAKKNKLEQKKQEKEPGQSQEQGSSEDDEEDSKEEEEKEDDAEEPSFVMGRG, encoded by the exons ATGGCGGCGCCctcggccccgcggccgccccggccccgcaaGGAGCCGCAGCCGCTCGTCATCCCCCGGAGCGCGGCCGAGGAGCAGCGCCTCCGCCTCGAGCGCCTCATGAGAAACCCG GAAAAGACTGTACCAATTCCTGAAAAACTGAATGAATGGGCACCACGGCCTCCCCCGGAGTTCGTTAGAGATGTCATGG GTtccagtgctggagctgggagtggAGAGTTCCACGTGTACCGGCACCTCCGTCGGAGAGAGTACCAGAGGCAAGATTTCATGGATGCCATGGCTGAGAAG CAAAGACTAGATGAGGAATTCCAGAAGAAACTGGAGAGGAATAAGATGGTTGCAGaagagcaaacagcaaaacGCAGAAGGAAGCG CCAGAagttaaaagagaagaaactgcaagctaagaaaaataaacttgaacaaaagaagcaggaaaaag AACCTGGGCAATCCCAAGAGCAAGGCAGCAGCGAGGATGATGAAGAGGATagcaaggaggaggaagagaaggaagacgATGCTGAAGAGCCAAGTTTTGTGATGGGAAGAGGATGA